One region of Streptomyces capillispiralis genomic DNA includes:
- a CDS encoding methyltransferase, with protein MDDLNAPDERTAGDGAPTRPDFDGVFAVVAQYWTARAVHAGTALGLPDLVARAPRTAPELAELTGSDPRSLHRLLRALAAVGVLRGDGGGRYTTTPLGDALRTDVPGSLASFVQMELGEAHHLTWGRLVDAVRTGEPVFERAVGRRIWDFFETDPVMNDHLGKAMTGLTAMVADAVLEAYDFAPYRRIVDVGGGEGGFLASLLTAHPAATGVVLDLPHVVEGGRARIAGAGLTDRCELVGGNFFEKVPEGGDLYTMKWVLHDWDDSAAVEILRSCRRAMSDEARLLVVDTVVPDGDDFSPSKIIDLNMMVLSGGRERTAEEFDRLLTRAGFTLTRILPTRSPSSAVEAVPIPSV; from the coding sequence ATGGACGACCTGAACGCACCGGACGAGCGGACCGCCGGGGACGGCGCACCGACCCGACCCGACTTCGACGGCGTGTTCGCCGTCGTCGCCCAGTACTGGACCGCCCGGGCGGTCCACGCCGGCACCGCCCTCGGGCTCCCGGACCTGGTCGCCCGGGCTCCGCGCACCGCACCCGAACTGGCGGAACTCACCGGGAGCGACCCGCGGTCGCTGCACCGCCTGCTGCGCGCCCTCGCCGCCGTCGGAGTCCTCCGCGGCGACGGCGGGGGCCGCTACACCACGACCCCGCTGGGCGACGCCCTGCGCACCGACGTACCCGGTTCCCTGGCGTCCTTCGTGCAGATGGAACTGGGCGAGGCGCACCACCTCACCTGGGGCCGGCTGGTCGACGCCGTCCGGACGGGCGAGCCGGTCTTCGAGCGCGCCGTCGGCCGGAGGATCTGGGACTTCTTCGAGACCGACCCGGTCATGAACGACCACCTGGGCAAGGCCATGACCGGGCTGACCGCGATGGTCGCCGACGCGGTCCTGGAGGCGTACGACTTCGCCCCGTACCGCCGGATCGTCGATGTCGGCGGCGGCGAGGGGGGCTTCCTGGCCTCCCTGCTCACCGCCCACCCGGCGGCGACGGGCGTCGTCCTCGACCTGCCGCACGTCGTCGAGGGCGGCAGGGCGAGGATCGCCGGGGCCGGCCTGACGGACCGCTGCGAGCTGGTCGGCGGCAACTTCTTCGAGAAGGTCCCCGAGGGCGGCGACCTCTACACCATGAAGTGGGTGCTGCACGACTGGGACGACTCCGCCGCCGTCGAGATCCTCCGGTCCTGCCGCCGGGCGATGTCCGACGAGGCCCGCCTGCTGGTGGTGGACACGGTCGTCCCCGACGGCGACGACTTCTCGCCCAGCAAGATCATCGACCTCAACATGATGGTGCTCAGCGGTGGCCGGGAACGCACCGCCGAGGAGTTCGACCGCCTGCTGACCAGGGCCGGGTTCACCCTCACCCGCATCCTCCCCACGCGCTCCCCGAGCAGCGCCGTGGAAGCCGTCCCCATCCCCTCGGTCTGA
- a CDS encoding NADP-dependent oxidoreductase, whose translation MRAVTIDDFGAAPAVTEVAKPSPGPGEILVRVRASSLNGFDGAVVYGVFKDMLEHKFPVTLGKDFAGTVEAVGEGVRRAVGERVFGVVMKPVVQEGSFAEYVVVAEGYGIASLPDDLDFTRAGALALAGTAAANAVDTIAPREGETVLVVGATGGVGAYAVQLASAAGATVLATAKPGEESDFVQALGAAHTVDHTADLAAQVRSVAPEGVAAVIHLAGDPAPLLDLVAPGGRLASTLGFGPEQAAGRDLTVTSLMANPDPATLERIATAAAKGDLKVGIGETYGLDGVAQALGAFGAGTLGKIAISVD comes from the coding sequence ATGCGCGCAGTGACGATCGACGACTTCGGAGCCGCCCCCGCCGTGACCGAGGTGGCCAAGCCGTCCCCGGGGCCCGGTGAGATCCTGGTCAGGGTCCGCGCCTCGTCGCTCAACGGCTTCGACGGAGCCGTGGTCTACGGCGTCTTCAAGGACATGCTGGAGCACAAGTTCCCGGTCACCCTGGGCAAGGACTTCGCGGGCACGGTCGAGGCCGTGGGCGAGGGGGTGCGGCGGGCCGTGGGCGAGCGGGTGTTCGGCGTCGTGATGAAGCCCGTCGTCCAGGAGGGCTCCTTCGCCGAGTACGTCGTCGTCGCGGAGGGCTACGGCATCGCCTCCCTCCCGGACGACCTGGACTTCACCCGGGCCGGTGCCCTGGCCCTGGCTGGCACGGCGGCGGCGAACGCCGTCGACACGATCGCCCCGCGCGAGGGCGAGACGGTCCTCGTCGTGGGCGCCACCGGCGGCGTCGGCGCCTACGCCGTCCAGCTCGCGTCCGCCGCGGGCGCCACCGTCCTCGCCACGGCCAAGCCTGGTGAGGAGAGCGACTTCGTCCAGGCCCTCGGCGCCGCCCACACCGTGGACCACACCGCCGACCTCGCCGCCCAGGTCCGCTCCGTCGCACCCGAGGGCGTCGCCGCGGTGATCCACCTGGCGGGCGACCCGGCCCCGCTGCTCGACCTGGTGGCGCCCGGCGGACGCCTCGCCTCCACCCTCGGCTTCGGACCCGAGCAGGCGGCCGGCCGCGACCTCACGGTGACGTCCCTGATGGCCAACCCCGACCCCGCGACGCTGGAGCGCATCGCCACGGCGGCGGCGAAGGGCGACCTGAAGGTCGGGATCGGCGAGACCTACGGCCTGGACGGCGTGGCCCAGGCGCTGGGCGCCTTCGGCGCCGGAACGCTCGGGAAGATCGCGATCAGCGTCGACTGA
- a CDS encoding luciferase family protein, protein MAVDLSALPPRKGTRPATTGREIPHDQLEDFSPPQIREALVARAEALPGVFTSMSLVSEPSSLALRLRRSNRPFEAFLHPTVDEFGHIHRSGFLHLTVPTETLDLLEELGWTEPHPIVRRAEFPDTIVMLYAPRDEDELEVATQVVRASYEQARA, encoded by the coding sequence ATGGCCGTCGATCTGAGCGCTCTGCCCCCGCGAAAGGGAACCCGGCCCGCGACGACCGGCCGGGAAATCCCGCACGACCAGCTCGAGGACTTCTCGCCCCCGCAGATCCGCGAGGCGCTGGTGGCCCGCGCCGAGGCGCTGCCCGGCGTCTTCACCAGTATGAGCCTGGTGTCCGAGCCGTCGTCGCTCGCCCTGCGCCTGCGCCGCAGCAACCGTCCCTTCGAGGCCTTCCTGCACCCCACGGTCGACGAGTTCGGGCACATCCACCGCTCGGGTTTCCTGCACCTCACGGTGCCCACGGAGACCCTCGACCTGCTGGAGGAACTCGGCTGGACCGAACCCCATCCGATTGTCCGGAGGGCGGAATTCCCCGACACCATCGTCATGCTCTACGCGCCGCGCGACGAGGACGAACTCGAGGTGGCCACACAGGTCGTCCGGGCGTCCTACGAGCAGGCGCGGGCCTGA
- a CDS encoding winged helix-turn-helix transcriptional regulator: MTEDGTSKIATHIDVPDHVSEGLPTCRLREVLDRVGDKWSVLIMAILGDGPRRYSELRRSIDGISQRMLTLTLRSLERDGLVIRTVTPTTPPRVDYELTPVGKTLSSRVSSLIEWAEQHREYISISRRSYDAE, translated from the coding sequence GTGACAGAAGACGGCACTTCAAAGATCGCTACGCACATTGATGTTCCCGACCACGTCAGCGAGGGTCTGCCGACTTGCCGGCTGCGCGAGGTGCTGGACCGGGTGGGCGACAAGTGGAGCGTCCTGATCATGGCGATACTCGGCGACGGCCCCCGCCGGTACTCCGAGCTGCGCCGCTCGATCGACGGCATCTCCCAGCGGATGCTGACGCTGACGCTGCGCAGCCTGGAGCGTGACGGACTGGTGATCCGGACCGTCACGCCCACCACGCCGCCCCGGGTCGACTACGAGCTGACGCCGGTCGGGAAGACCCTCTCCTCACGGGTGAGTTCGCTCATCGAGTGGGCCGAGCAGCACCGGGAGTACATCAGCATCTCCCGGCGCAGCTACGACGCGGAGTAG
- a CDS encoding multicopper oxidase family protein encodes MITRRTFLVAGATVTGALGGAGLLLPPSGQEAAAADLDPAGIRKFTLRMPVPPVLRPYAVSGTTRYYAMPIKEVNKTVVPGRTTAVRTFNGSFPGPVIKARSGERVVVRQTNQLSVPTSVHLHGAHVPEDSDGGPMDLIAPNGGRKTYTYPNTQPHANLWFHDHAHHAESENVFRGLTGTYLLTDDTEERLGLPSGAYDVPVSLRDARFDDSGALVYEMGDFLHRNVILANGKAWPYFEVAARKYRFRVYNTANMRYFDLSLSDGSEFQLIGTDGGLLPAPYRTTSVALSPGERADIVVDFSRYPVGTELVLANRPDAVPGGPADLVSQVLQFRVTRTAADSSVVPGVLRTLPELPPATVDRSVELFMDETSGPHGLAYIDGKVYDHDRIDTEIAYGTTEIWTVTNANQIAPHNFHMHLVQFRVLERNGQPVTSGPEYGLKDTVSLMPGETVRLQATFTGYRGTYVYHCHIFDHAAMGMMANMRIV; translated from the coding sequence GTGATCACTCGCAGAACCTTCCTCGTGGCGGGCGCCACGGTCACCGGAGCTCTCGGCGGCGCGGGACTGCTCCTCCCGCCCTCCGGCCAGGAAGCCGCCGCGGCGGACCTCGACCCGGCCGGCATCCGCAAGTTCACGCTGCGCATGCCGGTGCCGCCGGTGCTGCGCCCGTACGCGGTGTCGGGCACCACGCGTTACTACGCGATGCCGATCAAGGAAGTGAACAAGACGGTCGTCCCCGGCAGGACGACCGCCGTGCGCACCTTCAACGGCAGCTTCCCCGGCCCGGTCATCAAGGCGCGGTCCGGCGAGCGCGTGGTGGTCCGGCAGACCAACCAGCTCTCCGTCCCGACCTCCGTCCACCTGCACGGCGCGCACGTCCCGGAGGACAGCGACGGCGGCCCCATGGACCTCATCGCCCCGAACGGCGGCCGGAAGACCTACACGTACCCCAACACCCAGCCGCACGCGAACCTCTGGTTCCACGACCACGCCCACCACGCCGAGTCGGAGAACGTCTTCCGCGGCCTCACCGGCACCTACCTCCTCACCGACGACACCGAGGAACGCCTGGGGCTGCCCTCCGGCGCCTACGACGTGCCGGTCTCCCTGCGCGACGCCCGCTTCGACGACTCCGGCGCGCTCGTCTACGAGATGGGCGACTTCCTCCACCGCAACGTCATCCTCGCCAACGGCAAGGCGTGGCCGTACTTCGAGGTGGCCGCGCGCAAGTACCGCTTCCGCGTCTACAACACGGCCAACATGCGGTACTTCGACCTCAGCCTGTCCGACGGCTCGGAGTTCCAGCTGATCGGCACCGACGGGGGCCTGCTGCCGGCGCCGTACCGCACGACGTCGGTCGCGCTGTCCCCGGGCGAGCGCGCGGACATCGTCGTGGACTTCTCCCGGTACCCGGTCGGCACCGAACTGGTCCTCGCCAACCGCCCGGACGCGGTGCCCGGAGGGCCGGCCGACCTGGTCTCCCAGGTCCTGCAGTTCCGCGTGACGCGCACCGCGGCCGACAGCAGCGTGGTGCCGGGCGTGCTGCGCACCCTCCCGGAGCTGCCGCCCGCCACCGTCGACCGGAGCGTCGAACTGTTCATGGACGAGACCAGCGGCCCCCACGGCCTGGCCTACATCGACGGCAAGGTCTACGACCACGACCGCATCGACACCGAGATCGCCTACGGCACCACGGAGATCTGGACCGTCACCAACGCCAACCAGATCGCGCCCCACAACTTCCACATGCACCTGGTGCAGTTCCGGGTCCTGGAGCGCAACGGTCAACCCGTCACGTCCGGTCCGGAGTACGGCCTGAAGGACACCGTCTCCCTGATGCCGGGGGAGACGGTCAGACTCCAGGCGACGTTCACCGGGTACCGGGGCACCTACGTGTACCACTGCCACATCTTCGACCACGCGGCGATGGGCATGATGGCCAACATGCGGATCGTCTGA
- a CDS encoding chorismate mutase produces MPMTATTITTTGESVRGELELLRQSIDNVDAAVIHMLAERFKYTRRVGELKAQYRLPPSDPAREARQIARLREIAESARLDPAFAEKLLHLVITEVIRHHEAIARTP; encoded by the coding sequence ATGCCCATGACGGCGACGACCATCACCACCACCGGCGAGTCCGTGCGCGGCGAACTGGAACTGCTGCGCCAGAGCATCGACAACGTCGACGCGGCCGTGATCCACATGCTCGCCGAACGCTTCAAGTACACCCGCCGGGTCGGCGAGCTGAAGGCCCAGTACCGGCTGCCGCCGTCCGACCCGGCCCGCGAGGCCCGGCAGATCGCCCGGCTGCGCGAGATCGCCGAGTCCGCCCGCCTCGACCCGGCGTTCGCGGAGAAGCTGCTGCACCTCGTCATCACCGAGGTGATCCGGCACCACGAGGCGATCGCCCGGACACCGTGA
- the aroC gene encoding chorismate synthase, with the protein MGRLRWLTAGESHGPALVATLEGLPAGVPVTTDLVADHLARRRLGHGRGARMTFERDEVTFLGGVRHGLTLGSPVAVMVGNTEWPKWQQVMAADPVAPMAVADLARNAPLSRPRPGHADLAGMQKYGFDEARPVLERASARETAARVALGAVARSYLKETAGVEIVSHVVELAGAEAPRGVHPTPDDVERLDADPVRCLDADASAAMVAEIDRAHKDGDTLGGVVEVLAYGVPVGLGSHVHWDRRLDARLAGALMGIQAIKGVEVGDGFGLARVPGTRAHDEMVPTPGGIRRVTARSGGTEGGLSTGEPLRVRAAMKPIATVPRALTTVDVSTGRPALAHHQRSDVCAVPAAGIVAEAMVALVLADAVAEKFGGDSVTETRRNVTAYLDHLVVR; encoded by the coding sequence GTGGGCAGGTTGCGCTGGCTGACCGCGGGGGAGTCCCACGGTCCCGCACTCGTCGCGACACTGGAGGGGCTGCCCGCCGGGGTGCCGGTCACCACGGACCTGGTGGCGGACCACCTCGCCCGGCGCCGACTCGGCCACGGCCGCGGCGCGCGGATGACGTTCGAGCGGGACGAGGTCACCTTCCTCGGCGGCGTCCGCCACGGCCTCACCCTCGGCTCCCCGGTCGCGGTCATGGTCGGCAACACCGAGTGGCCCAAGTGGCAGCAGGTCATGGCCGCCGACCCGGTGGCCCCGATGGCCGTGGCCGACCTGGCCCGCAACGCGCCCCTGTCCCGCCCCCGGCCGGGCCACGCCGACCTCGCCGGCATGCAGAAATACGGCTTCGACGAGGCCAGACCGGTGCTGGAGCGGGCGAGCGCCCGGGAGACCGCGGCGCGCGTGGCCCTGGGCGCGGTGGCCCGGTCGTATCTGAAGGAGACGGCCGGCGTCGAGATCGTCAGCCACGTGGTGGAACTGGCGGGCGCCGAGGCGCCCCGGGGTGTCCACCCGACCCCGGACGATGTGGAGCGGCTGGACGCCGATCCGGTGCGCTGTCTGGACGCGGACGCCTCGGCGGCGATGGTCGCGGAGATCGACCGGGCTCACAAGGACGGTGACACCCTCGGCGGCGTCGTCGAGGTGCTGGCGTACGGGGTCCCGGTCGGCCTCGGCTCGCACGTGCACTGGGACCGCCGTCTTGACGCCCGGCTGGCGGGGGCCCTGATGGGCATCCAGGCCATCAAGGGCGTGGAGGTCGGCGACGGCTTCGGACTGGCCCGGGTGCCCGGCACCCGGGCCCACGACGAGATGGTGCCCACGCCCGGCGGCATCCGCCGGGTCACGGCCCGCTCCGGCGGCACCGAGGGCGGGCTGTCCACGGGTGAACCGCTGCGGGTGCGGGCGGCGATGAAGCCGATCGCGACCGTCCCGCGGGCCCTGACGACCGTCGACGTGAGCACGGGCCGCCCGGCGCTCGCCCATCACCAGCGCTCCGACGTCTGCGCCGTACCGGCGGCCGGCATCGTCGCCGAGGCGATGGTCGCGCTGGTCCTCGCGGACGCGGTGGCGGAGAAGTTCGGCGGCGACAGCGTCACCGAGACCCGCCGCAACGTCACCGCGTACCTGGACCACCTGGTCGTACGGTGA
- a CDS encoding class II 3-deoxy-7-phosphoheptulonate synthase: MDTLKSETSGVALVNTWSGLPAAQRPDWPDPAALHRVTEELAGAPPLVFADECDRLRDRLAAVARGEALLLQGGDCAETFAQASADSVHRKLTTMMQMAAVLTYAASVPVVKVGRLAGQYAKPRSQPVETRDGVTLPTYRGDAVNGFDFTAEARVPDPERLLRMYRASSSTLNAVRAFTARGHAGLSQVHEWNRDFIAGSPLRGTYETIAAGIDRALHFMRATGARPDHFDDAEFYVSHEGLLLDYEGPLTRRDPRTGRVHAASGHMLWIGERTRDLDGAHVEYFSRIDNPIGVKLGPTATPDTVLRLIDRLDPDGEPGRLTFVVRLGADRVRDVLPDLVEKATASGARVAWVCDPMHGNTMEAPSGHKTRRFDDILAEVRGFFEVHRALGTHAGGIHVELTGDDVTECVGGGHDLGFPDLFDRYESACDPRLNRGQSLDLAFLVAEFLHGDRPVPDGPAA, from the coding sequence ATGGACACCTTGAAGTCGGAGACGAGCGGCGTCGCGCTGGTGAACACCTGGAGCGGCCTCCCGGCGGCCCAGCGACCCGACTGGCCGGACCCGGCCGCCCTCCACCGCGTCACCGAGGAACTGGCCGGGGCCCCGCCCCTGGTCTTCGCCGACGAGTGCGACCGGCTCCGCGACCGCCTGGCCGCCGTGGCCCGGGGCGAGGCCCTGCTGCTCCAGGGCGGCGACTGCGCGGAGACCTTCGCTCAGGCCTCCGCCGACTCCGTGCACCGCAAGCTCACCACGATGATGCAGATGGCGGCCGTCCTCACCTACGCCGCCTCGGTGCCGGTGGTGAAGGTCGGCCGCCTGGCCGGCCAGTACGCCAAGCCCCGCTCCCAGCCGGTCGAGACGCGTGACGGCGTTACCCTGCCTACCTACCGCGGCGACGCCGTGAACGGCTTCGACTTCACCGCCGAGGCCCGCGTCCCCGACCCCGAGCGGCTGCTGCGGATGTACCGGGCGTCCTCCAGCACCCTCAACGCGGTGCGGGCCTTCACCGCCCGGGGCCACGCCGGACTGAGCCAGGTGCACGAGTGGAACCGCGACTTCATCGCCGGTTCCCCGCTGCGCGGCACCTACGAGACGATCGCCGCCGGCATCGACCGGGCGCTGCACTTCATGCGCGCCACCGGCGCCCGCCCCGACCACTTCGACGACGCCGAGTTCTACGTCTCCCACGAAGGGCTGCTGCTCGACTACGAGGGCCCGCTCACCCGCCGTGACCCGCGCACCGGACGGGTCCACGCCGCCTCCGGCCACATGCTCTGGATCGGCGAGCGGACCCGCGACCTCGACGGCGCCCACGTGGAGTACTTCTCCCGGATCGACAATCCGATCGGCGTCAAGCTCGGCCCCACCGCCACCCCGGACACCGTCCTGCGGCTGATCGACCGCCTCGACCCGGACGGCGAGCCCGGCCGCCTCACCTTCGTCGTCCGCCTCGGCGCCGACCGGGTCCGGGACGTGCTGCCCGACCTGGTGGAGAAGGCCACCGCGTCCGGCGCGCGGGTGGCCTGGGTGTGCGACCCGATGCACGGCAACACCATGGAGGCGCCCTCCGGTCACAAGACGCGCCGCTTCGACGACATCCTCGCCGAGGTCCGCGGCTTCTTCGAGGTGCACCGCGCGCTGGGCACGCACGCCGGCGGCATCCACGTCGAACTGACCGGTGACGACGTCACCGAGTGCGTCGGCGGCGGGCACGACCTCGGCTTCCCGGACCTGTTCGACCGGTACGAGTCGGCCTGCGACCCGCGCCTGAACCGCGGCCAGTCGCTCGACCTGGCCTTCCTGGTCGCCGAGTTCCTGCACGGGGACCGGCCGGTGCCCGACGGCCCGGCGGCCTGA
- a CDS encoding FMN-dependent NADH-azoreductase → MPTLLHLDTSPRPGSTTRRVTAEFAASWRAAHPDGTHLHRDLAARPVPHIDAGQIAVMHRLESSGQRGLDVARDAARTPEEKHGWLLAWEVIDEVLAADTILLGLPMHNFSLPSTFKAWFDRLVIPPLVVDPDTGTGPLSGKQVVVVTARGGAYGPGTPRHSYDFQEPYLRAALGMVALADDLTFLHAEMTKSGHVPRLASFQQFAASSLKEALEGARLHARRVRA, encoded by the coding sequence ATGCCCACCTTGCTGCACCTCGACACCAGCCCCCGGCCGGGCTCCACGACACGGCGGGTCACCGCCGAGTTCGCCGCGTCGTGGCGGGCGGCCCACCCGGACGGCACGCACCTGCACCGCGACCTGGCGGCGCGGCCGGTGCCGCACATCGACGCCGGACAGATCGCCGTCATGCACCGGCTGGAGAGCAGCGGGCAGCGCGGCCTGGACGTGGCGCGGGACGCCGCGCGGACGCCCGAGGAGAAGCACGGCTGGCTGCTGGCCTGGGAGGTGATCGACGAGGTGCTGGCCGCCGACACGATCCTGCTCGGGCTGCCCATGCACAACTTCTCCCTGCCCTCCACCTTCAAGGCGTGGTTCGACCGGCTCGTCATACCGCCCCTGGTGGTCGACCCGGACACCGGCACCGGCCCGCTGTCCGGCAAGCAGGTCGTCGTCGTCACCGCCCGCGGCGGCGCCTACGGCCCCGGCACGCCCCGGCACTCCTACGACTTCCAGGAGCCCTATCTGCGGGCCGCCCTGGGCATGGTCGCCCTCGCCGACGACCTGACCTTCCTGCACGCCGAGATGACCAAGTCCGGACACGTCCCCCGGCTCGCGTCCTTCCAGCAGTTCGCCGCCTCCTCGCTCAAGGAGGCGCTGGAGGGCGCCCGCCTGCACGCCCGGCGTGTCCGCGCCTGA
- a CDS encoding IS110 family transposase, protein MSRAHARIWVGIDAGKGHHWAVAVNADGETLFSTKVLNDEAQILTLIDTAREKADEVRWAVDISGRASALLLALLIAHGQQVVYVPGRTVNRMTGAYRGEGKTDAKDALVIADQARMRRDFAPIGTPPELVSTLQLLTGYRRDLIADRVRLINRLRDLLVGICPALERAFDYSASKGPVVMLTEYQTPAALRRIGVKRLTTWLERRKVRSADTVAAKAVEAAQSQTTALPGEARAAKLVRDLAHQLLALDERIKDNDQEIRETFRTDDRAEIIESLPGMGPILGAEFVAIVGDLSGYRDAGRLASHAGLAPVPRDSGRRTGNYHRPKRYNRRLRWLFYMSAQSAMMRPGPSRDYYLKKRAEGLIHTQALLALARRRVNVLWAMLRDKRLFTSVPPVTQAA, encoded by the coding sequence TTGAGCAGGGCTCACGCGCGGATATGGGTCGGCATCGACGCAGGCAAGGGGCATCACTGGGCGGTGGCGGTGAACGCCGACGGTGAGACACTGTTCTCGACGAAGGTGCTCAACGATGAGGCCCAGATCCTGACGCTGATCGACACGGCCCGGGAGAAGGCCGACGAGGTGCGGTGGGCGGTGGACATCTCCGGCCGTGCCTCCGCCCTGCTGCTGGCCCTGCTGATCGCGCACGGTCAGCAGGTGGTCTACGTGCCCGGTCGCACTGTCAACCGGATGACCGGCGCCTACCGCGGTGAGGGCAAGACCGACGCCAAGGACGCCCTGGTCATCGCCGACCAGGCCCGCATGCGCCGGGACTTCGCCCCGATCGGGACTCCGCCAGAGCTGGTTTCCACACTGCAGCTGCTGACCGGCTACCGGCGGGACCTGATCGCCGACCGGGTCCGGCTCATCAACCGGCTGCGCGACCTGCTGGTCGGCATCTGCCCGGCCCTGGAGCGGGCATTCGACTACTCCGCCTCCAAGGGCCCGGTCGTCATGCTCACCGAGTACCAGACCCCGGCCGCCCTGCGGCGGATCGGCGTCAAGCGGCTGACCACCTGGCTGGAACGACGCAAGGTCCGCAGTGCCGACACCGTCGCGGCCAAGGCCGTCGAGGCCGCCCAGTCCCAGACCACCGCCCTGCCCGGCGAGGCCCGGGCCGCCAAGCTGGTGCGCGACCTGGCCCACCAGCTCCTGGCCCTGGACGAACGGATCAAGGACAACGACCAGGAGATCCGCGAGACCTTCCGCACCGACGACCGCGCCGAGATCATCGAGTCCCTGCCCGGCATGGGCCCGATCCTGGGTGCCGAGTTCGTCGCAATCGTCGGGGACCTCTCCGGCTACCGCGACGCCGGACGCCTGGCCTCGCACGCCGGCCTGGCGCCGGTGCCTCGCGACTCCGGCCGCCGCACCGGCAACTACCACCGGCCCAAACGCTACAACCGGCGCCTGCGCTGGCTGTTCTACATGTCCGCGCAGTCCGCGATGATGCGACCGGGACCTTCGAGGGACTACTACCTCAAGAAACGCGCCGAGGGCCTGATCCACACGCAGGCATTGCTCGCACTCGCCCGCCGACGGGTCAACGTGCTGTGGGCGATGCTGCGTGACAAGAGGCTGTTCACCTCCGTCCCGCCAGTCACGCAGGCGGCTTGA
- the pheA gene encoding prephenate dehydratase, with protein sequence MTHGFTTCAYLGPEGTFTQAALHRLPPPGAGTAHRAFPSVPAALDAVRRGECGAAVVPLENSVRGVVPATMDELARAGLHITAEVEVEVAFALMAPPGTDLADVTEVLSHPHALGQCADWLAEHLPGARTRPADSTAAAAREVAEAGPAGLAAVAAPPAAGLYGLRTLATGLGRRAGAVTRFVRVAQPWFPPARTREDRTSLVVAPGDGGPGGLAEVLRAFASRGIEVSRVHSWPTGERLGSYRYFVDAEGHIENPAVREAVSTLTARSVDVRFLGSYPRWTGDRAHRPGTTAAGPRATAA encoded by the coding sequence ATGACGCACGGCTTCACCACCTGCGCCTATCTGGGCCCGGAGGGCACCTTCACCCAGGCGGCGCTGCACCGGCTGCCGCCGCCGGGGGCCGGGACGGCACACCGGGCGTTCCCGAGCGTGCCGGCGGCGCTGGACGCCGTACGGCGCGGGGAGTGCGGGGCGGCGGTGGTACCGCTGGAGAACTCCGTACGGGGTGTGGTGCCCGCCACCATGGACGAGCTGGCCCGCGCCGGACTGCACATCACCGCCGAGGTGGAGGTGGAGGTGGCGTTCGCGCTGATGGCGCCGCCGGGCACGGACCTGGCGGACGTCACCGAGGTGCTCAGCCATCCGCACGCCCTCGGCCAGTGCGCCGACTGGCTGGCCGAGCACCTGCCGGGGGCCCGGACCCGGCCGGCCGACTCCACGGCAGCCGCGGCCCGCGAGGTCGCGGAGGCCGGCCCGGCCGGGCTCGCGGCGGTCGCGGCCCCGCCGGCGGCCGGGCTCTACGGCCTGCGGACGCTGGCCACGGGGCTCGGCCGCCGGGCCGGAGCGGTCACCCGCTTCGTCCGCGTGGCCCAGCCGTGGTTCCCGCCGGCCCGCACCCGCGAGGACCGCACCTCGCTGGTCGTGGCCCCCGGCGACGGCGGCCCCGGCGGGCTCGCCGAGGTGCTGCGCGCCTTCGCCTCCCGGGGCATCGAGGTGAGCCGGGTGCACTCCTGGCCCACCGGCGAACGCCTGGGCAGCTACCGCTACTTCGTCGACGCCGAGGGCCACATCGAGAACCCCGCCGTCCGCGAGGCGGTCTCCACGCTCACCGCCCGGTCCGTGGACGTCCGCTTCCTGGGCAGCTACCCCCGCTGGACCGGCGACCGCGCCCACCGACCCGGCACCACGGCCGCCGGCCCGCGGGCCACGGCCGCGTGA
- a CDS encoding nuclear transport factor 2 family protein codes for MTRYTDNVGVVHAAYQAFHARDVDALLATMAEDMEWIHPESMAEFGLGGTKVGHAGVKEFLAHVPTVLGGMRLQPLEIVQSGDRVIVFGTREVTSLSGRTETLSFVHSWTLREGKAVRMEDVFDTIAFRRLIES; via the coding sequence ATGACCAGGTACACGGACAACGTCGGCGTCGTCCACGCCGCCTACCAGGCGTTCCACGCACGGGACGTGGACGCCCTGCTCGCGACCATGGCCGAGGACATGGAGTGGATCCACCCCGAGTCGATGGCGGAGTTCGGCCTCGGCGGCACCAAGGTCGGGCACGCCGGCGTCAAGGAGTTCCTGGCGCACGTGCCCACCGTCCTGGGCGGCATGCGGCTCCAGCCGCTGGAGATCGTCCAGTCCGGCGACCGGGTGATCGTCTTCGGCACCCGCGAGGTCACCTCCCTGTCCGGCCGCACGGAGACCCTCTCGTTCGTCCACTCCTGGACGCTGCGCGAGGGGAAGGCCGTACGGATGGAGGACGTCTTCGACACCATCGCGTTCCGCCGCCTGATCGAGAGCTGA